Proteins encoded within one genomic window of Bacillus sp. 1NLA3E:
- a CDS encoding peptidoglycan D,D-transpeptidase FtsI family protein: MLKKRALIWFAGSFICLGLLMVRLMQIQLFATESFSKHQVNLLEASVKQRSQEVILDSGRGNFLDRSGQPLIYENKPVLILFPFLNKIDWDAERVAKIIEVQKKTLLNKVQKAKEPFALGDPDPMQLTGLQMKKINAMKIPGVFAVERKYLLKNTPAEQLIGIVKENQTELKKRYPDKEFSPQTTLGISGLEKSFDEFLIAERKSKLVYHVDGDGAPLFGVNVKYVDPANPYYPVNIKTTIDKEMQTAAEKLVDQNGIKKGGLILVDIESNTVLAMVSRPSINKKDPYLGNGIENVMLNQQIMGSVFKTVVAAAAIDHGLDDPTRTFDCSRKINGAPDLKYNYGMLTFQNSFARSCNRTFGQIANELKDIDPTLIETYAQKLGLIGPVGWRGSVFHIENFSQLKDEEKGRVFLSEGAKKDKNFVAMTGIGQHEVRATPLAVANMMSTIAKGGKKETIRVASKVEYQNGTNMYEFPKKKMKGDTLAPYTAMKLQALLREVVTNDHGTGRWFQDLPYEVAGKSGTAETGKYANNRQLHNKWFAGYFPFDHPKYALVTVNLDVNDDEGGVNPLFADMVKSIYEIDHPTDKLQ; the protein is encoded by the coding sequence ATGTTAAAAAAACGAGCATTGATTTGGTTCGCAGGCAGTTTTATATGTTTAGGTCTACTAATGGTTAGATTAATGCAAATACAATTATTTGCCACTGAAAGCTTTTCAAAACACCAAGTAAATTTATTGGAAGCGAGCGTTAAGCAACGTTCCCAGGAAGTGATTCTTGATAGTGGAAGAGGAAACTTTCTAGACAGAAGTGGTCAACCCCTGATTTACGAAAATAAACCTGTACTCATATTATTTCCATTTTTGAATAAGATAGATTGGGATGCTGAAAGAGTAGCGAAAATCATTGAAGTCCAAAAGAAAACTTTGCTTAATAAGGTTCAGAAAGCGAAAGAGCCATTTGCATTGGGCGACCCAGATCCCATGCAGTTAACCGGTTTGCAAATGAAAAAAATTAACGCCATGAAAATTCCTGGTGTGTTTGCTGTTGAACGAAAATATTTACTGAAAAATACACCAGCAGAACAGCTGATTGGGATCGTAAAAGAAAATCAAACAGAATTAAAAAAACGGTATCCAGACAAGGAATTTTCTCCACAAACCACTTTAGGAATTTCCGGCCTAGAAAAGAGTTTTGACGAGTTTCTAATTGCCGAAAGAAAATCAAAATTAGTTTACCATGTGGATGGAGATGGAGCGCCATTGTTTGGGGTGAATGTGAAATACGTTGATCCAGCTAACCCCTATTATCCAGTAAATATTAAAACAACAATAGATAAAGAAATGCAGACGGCTGCCGAAAAACTTGTGGATCAAAATGGCATTAAAAAAGGCGGTTTAATTCTTGTCGATATAGAATCAAATACTGTGTTAGCGATGGTTTCTCGTCCTAGCATCAATAAAAAGGACCCATACCTTGGAAATGGGATTGAAAATGTAATGTTAAATCAACAAATTATGGGCTCAGTTTTTAAAACCGTTGTGGCTGCAGCAGCTATTGATCATGGACTAGATGATCCAACTCGTACGTTTGATTGTAGTCGAAAAATTAATGGCGCGCCCGATTTAAAATACAATTATGGCATGCTGACATTTCAAAATAGTTTTGCTCGTAGCTGCAATCGCACCTTTGGACAAATTGCTAATGAATTAAAGGATATCGATCCCACCCTTATTGAAACATATGCACAAAAACTTGGATTAATTGGGCCGGTAGGTTGGAGAGGGTCTGTGTTTCATATTGAAAATTTCTCACAATTAAAGGATGAAGAAAAGGGCCGGGTATTTTTATCCGAAGGGGCTAAAAAAGATAAAAATTTTGTAGCAATGACCGGAATTGGTCAACATGAAGTAAGAGCAACTCCACTTGCTGTTGCCAATATGATGTCCACAATTGCTAAAGGTGGAAAAAAGGAAACGATCCGTGTTGCTTCAAAGGTAGAATACCAAAATGGGACAAACATGTATGAATTTCCAAAAAAGAAGATGAAGGGCGATACATTAGCCCCATATACAGCGATGAAATTGCAGGCTCTTTTGCGAGAGGTCGTGACAAACGATCACGGAACAGGGAGATGGTTTCAAGATTTACCATATGAAGTAGCTGGAAAATCAGGAACAGCAGAAACGGGAAAATACGCAAATAATCGCCAACTACATAATAAGTGGTTTGCTGGGTATTTTCCTTTTGATCATCCGAAATATGCACTTGTAACGGTAAATTTGGATGTGAATGATGACGAAGGAGGAGTAAACCCTTTATTTGCGGATATGGTGAAATCCATTTATGAAATTGATCACCCAACAGATAAGTTGCAATAA
- a CDS encoding PLP-dependent cysteine synthase family protein, whose protein sequence is MKVYQSVHELIGKTPIVELNSLALPPGVRLFGKLEFMNPGGSVKDRLGIELLREAFESEKLQVGGTVIEPTAGNTGIGLALAALNKGVKVILCVPEKFSSEKQDLMKALGAEIVHTPTSEGMKGAIEKATQLLQEIPGAYCPQQFANPANPNTYYQTIGPEIWEQMEGNVDVFVAGAGSGGTFMGTARYLKEQNLGIKTVIVEPEGSILNGGSPGPHKTEGIGMEFLPGFMDTSYFDAIHTVSDDDAFARVKEVAAKEGLLVGSSSGSALHAALAEAKTAKPGTNIVVIFPDGSERYLSKKIFEGGI, encoded by the coding sequence TTGAAGGTTTATCAAAGTGTACACGAGTTAATTGGCAAAACGCCAATCGTCGAGCTTAATAGTTTAGCTTTACCACCCGGTGTTCGCCTTTTCGGCAAGTTAGAGTTTATGAATCCAGGTGGAAGCGTTAAGGACAGGTTAGGGATTGAGCTTTTGCGAGAAGCATTCGAGAGCGAAAAACTACAGGTGGGTGGCACAGTGATTGAACCAACTGCTGGTAATACAGGAATTGGTCTTGCATTAGCAGCGTTGAACAAAGGTGTAAAGGTAATTCTTTGTGTACCAGAGAAATTTAGTAGCGAAAAACAGGATTTAATGAAGGCGTTAGGAGCAGAAATTGTCCATACTCCAACAAGTGAAGGGATGAAGGGTGCGATAGAAAAGGCAACCCAGCTATTACAAGAAATCCCTGGAGCCTATTGTCCACAGCAATTTGCTAATCCCGCTAACCCAAATACGTATTACCAAACAATTGGGCCGGAAATTTGGGAACAGATGGAAGGGAATGTTGACGTTTTTGTTGCTGGTGCTGGATCTGGCGGAACTTTTATGGGAACCGCGCGTTATTTAAAGGAACAGAACTTAGGAATTAAAACGGTTATTGTTGAACCAGAAGGCTCGATTTTAAATGGAGGTTCTCCTGGTCCACATAAGACCGAGGGGATTGGCATGGAGTTTCTACCAGGGTTTATGGACACCTCCTATTTTGATGCGATTCATACCGTTAGTGATGATGATGCTTTTGCCCGTGTGAAAGAGGTTGCAGCGAAAGAAGGTCTTCTTGTCGGTAGTTCATCTGGTTCCGCATTACACGCAGCATTAGCGGAAGCAAAAACAGCCAAACCGGGTACGAACATTGTGGTCATTTTTCCTGACGGAAGCGAACGATACTTAAGCAAAAAGATTTTTGAAGGAGGCATATAG
- a CDS encoding bifunctional cystathionine gamma-lyase/homocysteine desulfhydrase, whose amino-acid sequence MKTKTKLIHGGMPSDPLTGAVSVPIYQVSTYKQEGIGGHKGFEYSRTGNPTRQALEALIRDLENGTAGFAFGSGMAAITAVMMLFNSGDHVVLTDDVYGGTYRVISKVLNRFGIDSTFVDTSALENIEGAIRENTKAIYLETPTNPLLKVTDIKEVAAIAKKHKLLTIVDNTFSTPYWQNPIDLGADIVLHSATKYLGGHSDVVAGLVVVNSVQLASDLHFVQNSTGGILGPQDSWLLMRGIKTLGVRMEEHEVNTAGIVKFLSEHQAVKKVFYPGLETHPNHDIAKRQGRGFGGMVSFDVGSEENANKLLSKLKYFTLAESLGAVESLISVPAKMTHASIPSERRAELGITDGLVRISVGLEDLEDLIEDLTQALK is encoded by the coding sequence ATGAAAACTAAGACTAAACTCATTCATGGCGGAATGCCAAGCGATCCTCTTACAGGAGCGGTATCTGTCCCAATTTACCAAGTAAGCACCTACAAGCAAGAAGGGATAGGCGGTCATAAAGGATTTGAATATTCAAGGACGGGGAACCCGACCAGACAGGCCTTAGAGGCGCTAATTAGAGATTTAGAAAATGGAACAGCAGGTTTTGCGTTTGGATCAGGAATGGCCGCTATTACGGCTGTGATGATGCTATTTAATAGCGGGGATCATGTTGTATTAACAGATGATGTATATGGCGGTACTTATCGGGTGATATCAAAGGTTCTTAACCGATTTGGCATCGACAGCACATTTGTCGATACAAGTGCCCTTGAGAATATTGAAGGGGCTATAAGAGAAAATACGAAAGCCATCTACCTGGAAACACCGACCAATCCACTTTTAAAAGTAACTGATATTAAGGAAGTAGCCGCTATTGCGAAAAAGCATAAGCTATTAACCATTGTTGATAATACATTTTCAACGCCATACTGGCAAAATCCAATTGATCTTGGGGCGGATATCGTGTTGCATAGTGCAACAAAATATTTGGGTGGTCATAGTGATGTCGTTGCTGGCTTAGTGGTAGTTAATAGTGTACAGCTTGCTAGTGATTTGCACTTTGTCCAAAACTCCACCGGAGGTATATTAGGGCCACAAGATTCCTGGTTATTAATGAGAGGAATCAAAACGTTGGGCGTACGGATGGAAGAGCATGAAGTAAACACGGCCGGAATTGTTAAATTTTTATCGGAACATCAGGCAGTGAAAAAGGTGTTTTATCCTGGGCTTGAAACACACCCAAACCATGATATTGCTAAAAGGCAAGGACGTGGCTTTGGAGGGATGGTTTCTTTTGATGTTGGTAGTGAGGAAAATGCTAATAAACTGCTAAGTAAGCTGAAATATTTCACGTTAGCAGAAAGCCTAGGGGCAGTGGAAAGCTTGATTTCTGTTCCTGCTAAAATGACCCATGCATCGATTCCAAGTGAGCGTCGAGCCGAACTAGGGATTACTGACGGTTTAGTCCGCATTTCTGTGGGATTAGAAGACCTTGAGGACTTAATCGAGGATTTAACTC
- a CDS encoding peptidase U32 family protein, translating into MTASVKNNISKMINGKRVIVKKPELLAPAGNLEKLKIAVQYGADAVFIGGQEYGLRSNADNFTFEEMKEGVEFAKKHGAKIYVTTNIFAHNENIDGLEEYMLGLKETGISGIIVADPLIIETCKRVAPEIEVHLSTQQSLSNWKAIKFWQEEGLERVVLARETSAVEIQEMKEKVDIEIETFIHGAMCIAYSGRCTLSNHMTARDSNRGGCCQSCRWDYDLYQLEGENETALYSENDSPFAMSPKDLKLIESIPRMIEIGIDSLKIEGRMKSIHYIATVVSVYRKVIDTYCADPDHFVIKQEWLEELDKCANRETATAFFEGVPGYKEQMFGNHSKKTTFEFAGLVLDYNPEEKMVTLQQRNHFKPGDEVEFFGPEIDNFTHVVDKIWDEDGNELDAARHPLQIVTFKLDQPVYPNNMMRKEN; encoded by the coding sequence ATGACTGCTAGTGTGAAAAACAATATTTCTAAAATGATAAATGGCAAACGTGTTATTGTTAAAAAACCGGAACTCCTTGCGCCTGCAGGGAATCTTGAAAAATTAAAGATCGCCGTCCAATACGGAGCAGATGCCGTATTTATTGGGGGGCAAGAGTATGGCCTCCGTTCAAACGCCGATAATTTTACTTTCGAAGAAATGAAGGAGGGCGTCGAGTTTGCTAAAAAACACGGTGCCAAAATTTATGTAACGACCAATATTTTTGCCCATAATGAGAATATCGATGGGCTAGAAGAATATATGCTAGGTCTAAAAGAAACAGGGATTTCTGGAATTATTGTTGCAGACCCGCTTATTATTGAAACCTGCAAAAGAGTTGCTCCAGAAATTGAAGTTCACTTAAGCACTCAACAATCTCTGTCGAACTGGAAGGCTATAAAATTTTGGCAGGAAGAAGGCCTTGAACGTGTTGTTTTGGCGAGAGAAACCAGTGCTGTAGAAATACAGGAAATGAAAGAAAAGGTTGATATCGAAATTGAAACCTTTATTCATGGGGCAATGTGTATTGCCTATTCTGGACGATGCACACTGAGTAACCATATGACTGCCCGTGATTCCAACCGTGGCGGCTGTTGTCAATCTTGCCGTTGGGACTATGATCTATATCAGCTCGAGGGTGAAAATGAAACGGCTCTATACTCAGAAAATGATTCACCTTTTGCCATGAGTCCTAAAGATTTAAAATTAATTGAATCTATTCCAAGGATGATTGAAATAGGAATTGATAGTTTAAAGATTGAAGGCAGGATGAAGTCGATTCACTATATAGCAACAGTTGTCAGTGTCTACCGGAAAGTCATTGATACCTACTGTGCAGATCCCGATCACTTCGTCATTAAACAAGAATGGCTCGAAGAATTGGATAAATGCGCGAACCGAGAAACAGCAACAGCGTTCTTTGAAGGGGTTCCTGGGTATAAAGAGCAAATGTTTGGAAATCATAGCAAGAAGACTACATTTGAATTTGCTGGCTTAGTATTGGATTACAATCCTGAGGAAAAAATGGTTACATTACAACAACGCAATCATTTTAAACCAGGAGATGAGGTAGAATTCTTTGGTCCGGAAATTGACAACTTTACTCATGTAGTAGATAAAATTTGGGACGAGGATGGCAACGAGCTTGATGCAGCACGTCATCCACTACAAATCGTAACCTTCAAATTAGATCAACCAGTGTACCCTAACAACATGATGCGAAAGGAGAATTAA
- the udk gene encoding uridine kinase: protein MYRKPVVIGVAGGSGSGKTSVTKAIYEQFKGHSILMIEQDYYYKDQSHLPFEERLKTNYDHPLAFDNDLLIEHIEQLLKYESINKPVYDYSIHTRSAKVIPVKPQNVIILEGILVLEDERLRNLMDIKLFVDTDADIRIIRRMQRDIRERGRTMESVIDQYVNVVRPMHNQFIEPTKRYADIIVPEGGHNHVAIDLMVTKIKTILEQKSFL from the coding sequence ATGTATCGCAAACCTGTTGTGATAGGTGTTGCTGGTGGATCCGGTTCAGGGAAAACGAGCGTAACCAAAGCGATTTATGAACAGTTTAAAGGTCATTCAATTCTAATGATTGAGCAAGACTATTATTATAAGGATCAAAGCCATTTACCGTTTGAAGAACGTTTAAAAACGAACTATGATCATCCGCTTGCATTCGATAACGATTTATTAATAGAGCATATTGAGCAATTGCTAAAATATGAATCGATAAATAAACCAGTTTATGATTACTCGATTCATACACGTTCCGCCAAGGTTATTCCAGTGAAGCCGCAGAATGTCATTATATTAGAGGGAATCCTAGTTTTAGAAGATGAGCGATTACGTAATTTAATGGATATTAAGTTATTTGTTGATACAGATGCTGATATTAGGATTATTCGTCGTATGCAAAGAGATATACGAGAACGTGGTCGGACGATGGAGTCTGTCATAGATCAATATGTAAATGTTGTTCGCCCGATGCATAACCAATTTATCGAGCCGACTAAGCGTTATGCCGATATCATTGTTCCAGAGGGTGGACATAATCATGTTGCAATTGATCTTATGGTCACAAAAATCAAAACAATTCTTGAACAAAAATCATTTTTATGA
- a CDS encoding YrrS family protein: protein MKSNFDQSREGMRSMQRSKRRKTNIILNGLIGLVILLIIIVSVNIFSGNNDNQEKKQEQKVEKKVSSSNSENDAKTASGTTKQKQTKNTQKTTGDNAKEDTSKVVTTGGGENVKGTIEDPAWEPVGTTQTEPFSSEAVDWDERVKALAYATDMETSNMTVWYLTRNGSDQSIGTVTAKGDSQAYRVYLVWKDGKGWMPTKVEELIENDKGKTSASDN from the coding sequence TTGAAAAGCAATTTTGATCAATCAAGAGAAGGTATGCGCTCAATGCAGCGCTCCAAAAGAAGAAAAACAAATATTATCTTAAATGGTCTCATCGGTCTTGTGATTCTCTTAATCATTATTGTTTCTGTTAATATTTTCTCAGGGAATAATGATAATCAAGAAAAAAAGCAGGAGCAAAAAGTCGAAAAAAAGGTCAGCAGTAGTAACAGTGAAAATGATGCCAAAACGGCCTCGGGAACGACTAAACAAAAACAAACTAAAAATACACAAAAAACTACTGGTGATAATGCAAAAGAAGATACATCAAAAGTAGTCACGACAGGTGGCGGAGAAAACGTCAAGGGTACCATTGAAGATCCTGCTTGGGAGCCTGTTGGAACGACCCAGACTGAGCCATTTTCATCTGAAGCAGTCGATTGGGATGAAAGAGTCAAAGCCTTAGCCTATGCTACTGATATGGAAACGAGTAATATGACAGTTTGGTACTTAACCAGAAATGGTTCAGATCAATCAATTGGTACCGTGACTGCTAAAGGAGACTCACAAGCCTACCGGGTTTATCTGGTCTGGAAAGATGGCAAAGGTTGGATGCCAACTAAGGTTGAAGAATTAATAGAGAATGACAAGGGAAAAACCAGCGCTAGCGATAATTAA
- a CDS encoding class I SAM-dependent methyltransferase, translating into MGKEFIELFEQWADSYDTTVSGNDIEYYDVFFQYDELLQKVNHRCFGRILEFGVGTGNLTKKLIASGKTVTGIEPSTSMRKIAAAKLGDTVRLFDGDFLDFPDVGVDTIVSTYAFHHLTDDEKGTSITRYGNLLATGGKIVFADTMYESEETYKRAIDDALEKGFLNLAEDLQREFYPTIPFLKKLMEQNGFQVSFERWNNFVWIMEGVKQ; encoded by the coding sequence ATGGGTAAAGAATTCATCGAGCTGTTTGAACAATGGGCGGATTCTTATGATACAACCGTTTCAGGTAATGACATTGAATATTATGATGTATTTTTCCAATATGACGAACTTCTTCAGAAAGTAAATCATCGCTGCTTCGGACGTATATTAGAATTTGGGGTTGGAACCGGGAATCTAACGAAAAAACTTATAGCTAGTGGAAAAACTGTAACGGGTATCGAACCCTCAACATCGATGAGAAAAATTGCTGCTGCCAAACTAGGGGATACAGTTCGCTTATTTGACGGTGATTTTCTTGATTTTCCAGATGTGGGGGTTGATACAATCGTTAGTACCTATGCCTTTCATCACTTGACTGATGACGAAAAAGGAACATCTATCACGCGCTATGGCAATCTTCTTGCTACTGGTGGTAAAATAGTGTTCGCGGATACAATGTATGAATCTGAAGAAACCTATAAAAGGGCGATTGATGACGCATTGGAAAAGGGCTTTCTAAACCTTGCTGAGGATTTGCAACGCGAATTTTATCCAACCATTCCTTTTTTAAAGAAGTTGATGGAACAAAACGGGTTTCAGGTTTCGTTTGAGCGTTGGAATAACTTTGTATGGATTATGGAAGGCGTAAAACAATAG
- the greA gene encoding transcription elongation factor GreA — MAIEKVFPMTQAGKEKLEHELEQLKTVKRKEVVERIKIARSFGDLSENSEYDSAKEEQAFVEGRITTLENMIRNAKIIEEDEMNSDTVALGRSVTFIELPDGEEETYAIVGSAEADPFEGKISNDSPIAKSLLGRKVGDQVSVQTPGGEMNVRITSIK, encoded by the coding sequence TTGGCTATAGAAAAAGTATTCCCAATGACACAGGCTGGTAAAGAAAAACTTGAGCATGAACTAGAACAATTAAAAACAGTTAAACGAAAAGAAGTCGTAGAACGGATTAAAATTGCACGTAGCTTCGGTGACCTTTCAGAAAACTCCGAGTACGATTCAGCAAAAGAGGAGCAAGCATTTGTTGAAGGTCGAATTACGACTTTAGAAAATATGATTCGTAATGCCAAAATTATTGAAGAAGATGAAATGAACAGTGATACTGTTGCATTAGGTCGTTCTGTTACATTTATTGAACTTCCTGATGGAGAAGAAGAAACATACGCAATTGTTGGAAGTGCTGAAGCAGATCCATTTGAAGGTAAAATCTCCAACGATTCACCGATTGCTAAAAGCTTGTTAGGGCGTAAGGTAGGAGATCAAGTATCTGTTCAAACCCCTGGTGGAGAAATGAACGTTCGAATTACTTCTATTAAATAA
- the mtnN gene encoding 5'-methylthioadenosine/S-adenosylhomocysteine nucleosidase, with protein sequence MKVAIIGAMEEEVTLLRNNIENPTIETIAGCEFTSGKMDGVDVVLLRSGIGKVNAAMSTTILLQKFAPDYIINTGSAGGYNPSLNVGDVVISSEVRHHDVDVTIFGYEYGQVPQLPAAFVATEKLVQIAEKSAQEISDINVVKGLIATGDSFMNDPARVEFVRTKFIDLQAVEMEAAAIAQVAHQFGVPFVIIRSLSDIAGKESNVSFDQYLEKAAVNSATLVMKIVSGLKNS encoded by the coding sequence ATGAAAGTAGCAATCATCGGAGCAATGGAAGAAGAAGTTACCTTACTAAGAAACAATATTGAGAACCCAACGATTGAAACAATTGCAGGCTGTGAATTTACCAGTGGGAAAATGGACGGGGTAGATGTCGTTCTGCTACGTTCTGGAATCGGAAAAGTGAATGCAGCCATGTCTACCACAATTCTCCTCCAAAAATTTGCTCCTGATTACATTATTAATACCGGATCAGCTGGAGGCTATAATCCAAGTCTAAATGTAGGGGACGTCGTTATCTCTTCAGAGGTTCGTCACCATGATGTTGATGTTACCATTTTTGGTTATGAATATGGGCAAGTACCACAATTGCCTGCAGCTTTTGTGGCGACGGAAAAATTGGTGCAAATTGCAGAGAAAAGTGCCCAAGAAATATCCGATATTAACGTTGTTAAGGGTCTAATCGCTACAGGGGACTCCTTTATGAATGACCCAGCTCGGGTTGAGTTCGTGCGAACAAAATTTATTGATCTCCAAGCTGTGGAAATGGAAGCAGCGGCTATTGCTCAAGTAGCTCATCAGTTTGGGGTTCCGTTTGTGATCATTCGTTCTCTATCAGACATTGCTGGGAAAGAGTCGAATGTATCTTTTGATCAATATTTAGAAAAAGCAGCTGTAAACTCAGCAACCCTTGTGATGAAAATTGTCTCAGGTTTAAAAAACAGTTAA